Part of the Wolbachia endosymbiont of Diaphorina citri genome is shown below.
AGAAAAAAGACGTATTATACTTGTACCTCTATCTTTCATTTCCTCGAGAAGCTTTCTATCATTTATTAGTTTGTGCAAAATGTAATCCGTAGCAGGACCTGGTTTACGAAAACGAAACATATTATTTTCTGCAAAAATAGCCTCAGCTAATTCGATAGACTTTTTATCCTCATCTATAAAAGCCTTTTTGTCTCTATTTAACCGTATGATTTTAGCCTTGCTATCGCTGCGTAGTCTAGTTTGCCCTATTAGCCTCTCAAATGTTTTTGTCCTCATATATATCTTATATTAATTAATATTAATATTTACTATATTAACTACTTTGAGAAAAATAAATGAAAATCTTAATAAATATTATACTTTTATAAAAAAATAAAAGTCTTTTTATATTTGTATGAGTATATAAAAGGTTTGATTGTTGTAAGTTATCTAAGTGCTAGAGTCTAATTAATAAGTCTGCTTGAAGCCGCTCAGTGTTTGTACAGTTGTACCTGCGCAACTTGCTTCAAAATTTCTGCTTGTTGCTGAGCATGGATATTAGCATAACCACATGCAGGAGATGCAGCAGCAGGTCTTGCAATGCACTTAGGTCTTTTTGCTTGAGCATTGAGGCCAGACAATACCTCTTCTATCAATGGGTTGACAAAGAACCATCCTCCCATATTTTTTGGTTCCTCTTGACACCATATAATTTCAGCGTTCTTATATTTTTCAAGTTCACTGCCTAGTTTATCGGCCGGGAATGGATAAAATTGTTCTAAACGCACTACTGCTATATCGTTTATTTTTTGTGCTTCAAGCATTTCAATTATGTCGTAATAGACTTTACCACTGCATATTACAACTTTACGTATTTTATCACTTGCAACTAAACCTGTTCTACACTCTGGAATTACCGTGAGAAATTCTCCTTCAAAGTCAGAAAGGTTAGAAACTGCCATTTTATGACGCAATAGTGATTTAGGTGTAAACACCACTAAAGGCTTACGAAAATCTCGATTAATTTGTCGGCGCAAAACATGAAAGTAATTTGCTGGAGTAGAGCAATTAACTACTTGCATATTATCCTCTGCGCAGAGTTGCAAAAATCTCTCTATACGAGCAGAACTATGCTCAGGCCCCTGCCCTTCATAACCATGAGGCAAAAGTAAAACTAGACCACTTGATCGCAACCACTTTGTTTCTGCAGATGAGATAAATTGGTCGATCATGATTTGTGCACCATTTGCAAAATCACCAAATTGCCCTTCCCAGAGCACCAGTGAATATGGAGAGTCAAGGCTATATCCATATTCAAAACCCATCACAGCATACTCAGATAGTGCGCTATCTATAACTTCAAAGCGAGCTTGCTTCTCACTTATATTGTTTAGTGGAATAAACTCTTCTTCCGTTACTTGATCAACAAGCCTTGAGTGACGATGCGAGAAAGTCCCACGACCAGAATCTTGTCCTGACAAGCGCACTCCTATTCCTTCTTTAAGCAATGACGCGAATGCAAGACTTTCAGCAGTTGCCCAGTCTATGTTGCTACCGGAATTTATACTGTCTATTCTTCCATCAAGTATTTTTCTGACTTTATTATTGAGATTAAAACTACTTGGAATATTGCTATTTATGTGTACGCCCAATTTTTTTAGCTCATCTGGTGAGATACCAGAATCTGTATAATATTCGCTCAAATCATTTAACTTTGCTCTCCTGAGTTTTAACCACACTCCATCAAACCAGTCAGCTTTCTTCGGAGTATAAGTCGTTGACTCAGTAAGGCTTTTATCCAATCTTGTTCTAAATTCGCTGCGTAATTTACTTACTTCATCGCTACCTAGCACTTTCTCTGCAGTCAGCTTCTCTTCGTAAAGCGTGCCTGGAGTTTTATGCTTTGATATTGCTTTATACATAAGTGGCTGAGTAAAATTTGGTTCATCGCCTTCATTATGGCCATATTTGCGGTAGCATATTATGTCAATCACCACATCCTTTTTAAATTTCTGCACATACTCCATTGCCAAACTCGCGGCAAAACTCACGGCTTCTGGATTATCTCCATTAACATGAAATATTGGAGCTTCTATTGATTTTGCTACATCAGTACAATAAAAAGAAGAGCGTGCACAACGAGGATTCGCAGTAAAACCAACTTGGTTATTGATGACAATATGCACGATACCACCAACTTTATAACCTTCAATGTTGCTCAAAGTCAGGGTTTCAGCAACCACTCCCTGCCCGATAAAAGCTGCATCACCATGAATTGATATTCCAAGCACAGATCTCATATTTTGTTTTGCCCTTACTCTTCCAGCTAGAACCGGATTTACCGCCTCAAGGTGAGATGGGTTAGGACATAAACTTAAGTGTATTTTTTTACCACCAGCAAGTGCTCGATCAGAAGAGTAACCAAGGTGATATTTGACATCACCAGACACCTCAAGACTACTTGGATATGCAAGGTTGCCTTGAAATTCAGACAGCATTGCCGTATATTCTTTCCCCATCACTTTGGTTAGAACATTAAGCCGTCCTCGGTGGGCCATACCAAGAACTATTTCTTCAATACCAAAAGCTGCAGAATCACTAATAACTCTTTCAATTGCAACAATGGCTGACTCCCCACCTTCGATAGAAAAACGCTTATATCCAGGAAATTTCATATGGAGAAATTGCTCGAACACCTCAGATTCGATTAAGTGCCTCAGTATTTCTTTTTTATCCTGAGGGCTTAGCGTATAGACCTGATTTTCAATTTTCTCCTGCAGCCAAACTCTTTCCTCATAAGAGGAAATATGCATAAATTCAAAACCGATATTATTGCAGTAAATATCTCTGTAGGTTTTAGTGTCACTTGTAGGAGAAAGATTTAAGTATTTTTGATAATCTATTTCCTTATTTATATTCGGTGATAATGGATTTAAGTCTGCAAAAAAGTGACCATAAGATCTGAAAAAATTTGCTAAATCATCAGCATCTACCTTGGCTTCATTCTGTGCTCTGCAGGGTTCGGCTTTATTAACTTCTAAATTGCTCGAAAAAATTCTGTACCAATCTTCTCCAATTGATTTATCGCCTTGCAAGTAACGGCTATAAATTTCTTCCACAAATTCTGCATTGTCACCATAAAGGCAGCTTAAACTTGGCATAATCACTATAAAAGATATCAAATACTTATAAGTATACCTTAAGTTTTTTAAAAAAGAACTTTTTTGATCTTTGTAGATTAAGCTAATGCATTACCGCTTTCTCACAGATGTACGAACATTCATTTTTGAAGGTAAACTGCACAGCAAATGTTCAGTGCATGACACCATTTATTTTTATGGTTTTGTTTATTTTATTTTGCCACTCTGCTAAACGAATACATTTAATTTCATTTTTATCGAACAGATAATTGTCATATATTAGCTTAGTTCTCCTGTTGTACTTAAATATAAATCAGCATATCCCTAATTTTTTTATACATTTTACTTCTTTCTCTATATTTAATAATAGGCTTGAAAATAAATGGTAAACCTATAATTGTTAAGCTTAGAGCTAGGATTGAAAATACACAAAAGGCTTTGTGTTTACTATGTAGCTCTTTCAAGTAAAGCATCAAAAATCTACAGAATTTTTTGTAATTTTCTTCAATATTTTTTTTGCTATGAGCCTTGTCAATAAACATACCTATTGCGGTATAATCTTTACTACACTTAATTGCCCCTTTTTCTATTAATAGCTGAGCTATGTCAAAATAATCCCTTTGAATAGTAAGATGCAGAGGTGTAAAACCTTGTTGATCACAAATATTCATATTGGCTTTTACTGCTAACAACATTCTTACAATTTCTACATGGCCTTTTTTAGCTGCAAGTAGCAGAGGAGTTCTGTTGCATCTAGTGACGGCATTAACGTTTACCTTAAGCTCCAATAAGAACTTAACTGCTTTAGTATCACCATTGTAGCTAGCTTTATGTAACCTGGTGTTACCGATACAATCTTGGTCATCTGCTTCTATTCCCTTTGAAACAAGAAATGTTACCATCTTTCCATTATTATGCTCAATAGCGCAATCCAGCGCATCAAAGCCATGTTTGTTTTTTGTGCAAATAAACTCTTTTAACCTAGCTTTTGCTTGCTTTACAATAAGCTTTACCAGTTGCATTTTGTTGTTATATGCTGCTAGAAAAAGCGTAGTATTATTTTCTGCATCTTTTGCTTCTATGTTTGCACCTTTCTTTATCAGATATTCTATAATCTCTGCTCTACTTTCATAATGTGTAGTACATTGATAAATGGTCAAAAATAAAGGAGTACGAAAGTTGTTATCTTCACATTCAAGATTTGCTCCGCTATCAATTAAAATCTGGACGCTCTTTTTAGAACCGTATAATGAAGCTATGTGAAGAGGAGTATAGCCTTCCTCAGCATCTTTTTCATTAATTTTTGCGCCTTTTGCTATTAAAAAATCCATTAATTCTGTGTCATCTTGTAGTGTAGCAAGGTGAAGTGGAGTAAATCCATTTTTATCTCTAGAATTAATTGTCAGTTGATTAACAAGAAGTTTAGCAATTTTTTTGTGTCCATGCATAATAGCATAATGCAGTGGATTTCTATTTTCGTTGTCCACAACATTAAAGTCAGCTTCGTGTTCTAATAATGATTTTACTCCAACTAAATCGCCTTCTTTTGTAAACTTATGTAAGAGAGTGACTCCGCTTACATCTTTTGAGTTAATATCAAATCCACTTTCTACCAATTGATGTATGTCTTCCTCACACGCCATACCATTTTAATTAAACCCTTTTCGCATTAACAATACTCCCACTTAATTAAGTTTGAATGAATCTGTAAGAGAGATATAAACGTTAGGGAGATTTGTGATAAATAGTAAGAAAAAGAACAGAAAGTCAAAATCTATCTAACACAATTAAAATCACTATTTTACCTGCTTTCTCTGTACTCTATCTCTACTTTTGCATTTACATTCGCTGAATCACTTTCCTGCTTTACAATAAAGCAGCTCCATATGTTTTCTATGCACTTTTATTAAGCATTTTGCTCAAATTTGCAAAATTCACAATATTGTTCAACAACTCCATCTTACTATCCACTTGCTCATTCTCAACCTTTTTAGATTTAAGATCTTTAAGTACATTATTGAAATCATCCATGTTCACTGTCACTTTTAGCTCTTCATCTTCTGACTCTTCTTCGCAAATCTGATCTACAGCATGAAGTTTTGCTTCATTTACCAAATTTTCTAGATCAGCTCCTGAAAAACCATTAGTTTCTTCTGCAAGTTTTGCTAGATTTACATCTGGTTCCATTGGCACTTTCTCCGTATAAAGACCCAATATTTTTTCACGTAGGCTTTTATCTGGTAAAATAATTTCAATATGTTTAGAGAGGCGACCTGATCTAATTACTGCTTCATCTAAACTTTCTAGACGATTAGTTGCAGCAATGACTGTCACGCCTTCTATAGGATTAAAACCATCAAGTTCATGTAAAAACTGATTTACAATTCGGTTGCGTTCTTCGTCATTGTATGCATTATTATTACTACGTTTTGTACAAACAGCATCTATTTCATCTATAAAGACTATGCAAGGAGCATTTTCTCTCGCTTTTGCAAAAAGATCTTTTATGTAATGTGCGCTTTGTCCAGCATATTTTTGCATACATTCAGATCCAGAAACGCTAATAAATTTAGCATTAGCTTCACATGCAATTGCACGAGCAATAAGAGTTTTACCATTTCCAGGTGGACCATATAAAATATAGCCTGTTGGCATTTTGCAACTTAGCATTTCAAGAGCTTTCTTCTTCTTCTCTGATATATGACCACAAATCATTTTTAACTCTTTTCTTACTTCATCTGAAACAATAACATCATCAAGTGTTACTTTTTTCTGCTTGTCTGGATCAACTATCTCTATTCTAGAAGAGCCTTTTATTGCACAAACAAGATCATTTAATTCTTTTGAGTGCGTTGCTTTATTAACCGATTTTTTTTCATCACTCACTTCTTCAATATTTATTATGTTTGAATCTTGCCCGTTTTTAATCTCATTTTCAGCATCCAATTCAGCCGCTTTGTACGTAATATATTTAGCTATAGATGCAAATGCATACAAAATACTTACACACAATAACACCTTTAATACAGGCACATCAGGTACAATTAAATTAACCGCAACAATTGATGTTGCCATAGCAGCACCTAACAACAACATTGAGCCAAAAACAATATAACCTTGAATTTTCGCTTTTTTCAGCTGCATTAAGTATCCAGAACCATTAGGATGCTCGAATGCATAAATATTCACTGCAGTTTTACCATGAAAATTCTTTAACCAAGGATCTGCATTTTTTCTTATTAGAATTGATATTGTTTTTCTACTTCCATTATTTGCAGCACAATGCAAAGGAGTATTGCCCTCTTTATCCATTACATTAACACTTATTCCTCTATTTAAGAAAAATTCTACCACTTCAGCATGACCATTTTCAGCGGCTAAATGTAAAGGAATCTTCTCGCACTTACTATCTTTCTTATTAACATCAGCTCCTACTGCTACCAGGACTTTTGCTACGTTTTCAAAGCCACGTCTAGCAGCTACGTGCAACAATGTAAGTTCTTGACTAAATAAATGATTTACATCAAATTCAACTTTCTTCCACTCTTCATGTAGATCTTGATTCTGTTTCTTTAGTTCTTCTTGTATTTTCTCAATTATATTATTGAGATTTAAATCTTTCTCAGCCTCAATCGTCCTCAGTACTTTTTCCAGTGATTCATATTCTCCTGTCATAATTTTACCTTCAATATTAAAAGAGTTATTTAATTATTACATAATTATGATAAAAAGTCAATTAAAACAAGCTAATAACTGGGATTGTGAATAGTAAATTAGATTCAAGTGGCCTCTGTGGTGTCATTCCAGTGCGTGACACTGGAATCCAGATCAAGTACGGCTATCATCCAAATGTTGTTATTCAAGCAGCCCCTTCGTTTTCATCCCAGTACCCGGACACTGGGATCCAGGAACCAGCGTCAAGCACTGGAATGACACCCATGCTCTTTTCGCTATAAATATTAAAAAATTTACCAGGCAAAAGAAGCCCCGTGTAAATAGTTGTTCCACTCTTTATTTTTTAAATTTGACGTTGGGTAATGTCTTAAACAGACTGTTTCAGTTTGTATAGGGAAAAGCCCGAAGTTTTTATAAAGACATAGTATGTACATAGTACAAAAACAGTACGCTAAATACAAGTCTTCTTGTCGTTTTAATCTATACAGATTGGGAAGTTAAATAGTATAGCTTCACCTTCTCTGTAAGACATTTTAGCCATAATGGCTAATTTCTGGAGGATGAAGCACTTAAACTAGTTGCTATTGATAGTAATGATGCTTTCATGGCTGAAATAGAAAATAGCAAAGACATATCTGTTGTGCCTACTTCTAATCAGTGGCTTACAGCAAAAATCTTACTTCTTTCGATCATCAGATTAAGTCTACTCCAGCGGATATAGTAAGGATTTCTGATAGGTGGTTGATTTTTGACGAGCATGGAATAAAGAATATTGTTAAGGCTAATGCAGAACCAAAAGAGGGAATGTTCAAAAAAGTATGTCAAACCGAATTTTTAGTTCAACTCAATTTTCAATCTGTGGGGGTATAATTTTGACAGGATACAAAGCTTAATGGAGAAAGTTACGAATATCAGTGAAAAACATGGCAATTTTATTCTCATTTGCAGCTGCTATCACGTCTTGATCTTTCAATGAGCCACCTGGCTGAATTATAGCTGTAATTCCATGCTTTGCACTTTCTACTATACTATCTGGAAATGGAAAAAATGCATCCGAAGCAAGCGCTGCGCCTTTACATTTTTCACCTGCTTTTTTTACTGCAATATTCACACTATCTATTCTGCTTGTTTGTCCTGCACCGATGCCAATAGCACAACCGTCTTTTGCTATCACTATTGCATTGGATTTTACATGTTTACATATTTTCCAAGCAAAAATAAGATCCTCTTTTTCTGTTATAGTACATTCTGTTACTTGACTAATTTCTCCCATTACGTGGTTATTATTTTCCTGTACTAAGAACCCACCAACAACGTTTTTAACTTGGTACTTCTCATTTTGTTGAAAAGGTTTATGAATAATCACTCTCAGATTTTTCTTTTTTTGCAAAACTTTTAGCGCTTCGCTATTAACTGATGGCGCTATCACTACCTCCAAAAATATCTCATTTAGCTTTTCTGCTAGCTTTAAATCTATCTCCCGATTGAAAGCAACTATTCCACCAAAACTGCTTATTTCATCACATGATAGAGCTTTTTCATATGCTTTTAAAGCACTATCACTAACAGCAGCGCCACATGGATTATTGTGCTTTATTATCACTGCTGCAGGTTCTTGAAACTCAGAAATTATGTTAAGTGCAGACTCTATGTCGACTATATTATTATAGCTCAACTCTTTTCCATGTATTTTCTCCAGTGGATATTTGCTAAATTGATTACTATAAAATGCAGCTTTTTGATGAGGATTTTCACCATACCTGAGTCCTTGTGCTTTACATCCATATAAAGTAAAAAACTCTGGTAACTCATTGCTTTTACCCTGTGATAAAAACCAATTGTAAATATTAGAATCATACTGTGCAGTCAGAGCAAATGCTTTAGTTGCTAGATGTTTTCTATATTCTAATGTTGTCTGATTGTTATTTTTGATCATCTCAGCTTTCAGTGTTTCGTAATCTTGAATGCTAGAAATCACTGAAGTGAAATGAAAGTTTTTTGCTGTAGCTCTAATTAATGCTACTCCACCTATATCTATTTGTTCTATGATTTGCTCCTCACTTGAGTTGCTATTAACCGTTTTCCAAAATGGATATAAGTTAGTTATAAGCAGATCTATCGGCTTAATTTCTAGATTCTGCATTTCCTTTTTGTGCCTTTTTCGATCACAGAGTATTCCTCCGTGAATTTTAGGATGTAAAGTTTTCACTCTGCCATCTAGTATTTCTGGAAATTGCGTGTAATCTGAAACTTCTTGCGTTTTTATTCCCGCACCTGATAGCACTTTATAAGTATTCCCTGTTGAGAGAATTTCTATTTGTTGCTGCATCAAAAACAATGCAAGTTCAATTATATTTGTCTTATCGTATACTGATATTAAAGCTCTTTTAATTTTCATATGGAAGGTTTCTTAAGATTATATCTAAGAAAAGAAAATTTGTCTATATATAGCTACTACGTCATACCGCCGCGGTATCTCGTTGTAGACTCCGCTATAGCTGTACGAACATTCATTTTTGAAGGTAAATTGCACAGCAAATGGTCAGTGTTTGGCACCGGAGTTTAGTCTTTATTATACAGCCACTTATTTAAAGTTAAGTTTCCTGGATCCCAGTGTCAAGCACTGGGATGACAAGAAGAGAGCACTGGGATAATAAAGAAGGCACTGGCATGACATCATCCTTTTTTCTGGATCCAAGTAGTCATGGCACTGCCTTTGTGTTTGAGGCAAAACCTGCTATAACATTTAACACACTGCTTTCACAAACAAATGTTCGTACAGTTGTGTAACAAGCAGCGGAATACCAAATTGTAGAAGTTGCTTTAGCCCTACTAACCTTCCCTTCAAAGTAACCTATTCTATAAATCTTTTTGCCACACTTGACTTTAAGCCACGAACAAAATCTTCAATGTTGCAAGGATTTCTTCCTTCCATTTGCACAACTTTAGGAATTAAAGTGCCACCTTTTAAACTGATGTGCATATTATCATTAATGACCTCACCTTGTTCTGAAGAAAAAGCTTCAAAGTCAGCATCAAGTATTCTGATACGTTTATTCTCTATCTTAATAAATGATTTTGGATAAAAAGCTTTAACTTTTCTATAAGCAACTTCACAGGTATCACTTGCATAAATTTTATAATCTTCCACTTTGTCAGCGTAACACGCGTCATTATCATTCTGTTTTAAGGGAACTTGCTTTTTAATTTCGTTTAGCACTTCCAGCAGTAAATCACTGCCTAGCTTAGACAATTTATCATGCAAAGTTTTATAATTATCGCTTTTTTCAATAAGAAGTTTTCTCTGTTTTAAAATAGGACCAGAATCTAATCCTTCATCTAATTGCATGATACTGATTCCGGTTTCTTGATCTCCTGCTAAAATTGCATGCTGTATCGGAGCTGCACCACGCCACCTAGGTAGCAATGAAGGGTGAATATTAATACAACCATATTTTGGAGTATTCAAAATTTCTTTTGGAAGTATCAACCCATACGCAGCAACAACTGCAACGTCTGGCTTAAAATTTCTAAACTTTTCTTGCTCTACTGGAGATTTCAAAGAGACAGGAATACATACCTCTATGTCACTTTCTTCAGCAACGACGTGTACTGGGGATTTTGTTAACTTCTGCCCACGCCCTGAAGGTTTTGGAGCCTTGGTGTATACCGCTACTGTTTCGTTATGTGATTTCAATAGTAGACTTAACGTATTAACCGCAAACTCCGGCGACCCCATGAAAATAATTCTCATTAGGTGTTTTTGCTTTAAGAATTTTCTACTAGTTTACTATTTACAGTTTCTATTAATTTAGCAAAATCATCCTTATAATTAACAGCCATCTCAGCAAGAATTTTTCTATTCAAATCAACTCCAGCAAGTTTAAGACCATGCATAAACCTACCATAAGTAAGTCCATGTTCTCTTGCCGCTGCATTAATACGTATTATCCACAAACCACGAAAATCACGTTTGCGATTTCTTCTGTCTCTGTAAGAATATTGGAGTGCTTTTTCAACCCTTTGTAATGCAATTCTATAACAATTCTTTGCCCGTCCTCTATAACCCTTTGCTAGTTTCAATATTTTTTTATGACGAGCATGAGTAGTGACTCCACGTTTTACTCGAGCCATTTTTATTTTACCTCCATTTTGTTAAATACCATAAGGCATATAAAGCTTAACTATGCGTGAGTCAGATTTATTGAGAATCGTTGTACCGCGTTGATTACGAATATTAGATTTACTTCTCTTTACCATGCCATGTCTCTTACCTGACTGAGTAGAGATGACTTTACCCTTAGCTGTAAGGTGAAAGCGCTTTTTGACAGAAGATTTGGTTTTTAATTTTATTTTCGTCATATTCTAAACAAATTTACAAACACCACTATTTAGTTCTTTATTAGTAATTAAGTATGAGTATAGATAATTTTATTAAAGAATCAAATTAAAATTGTGTTTTAGAGGAGCTTAAATGTAATTACACCCAATATATGTGTTATACCTTCTTTATCTCCAATTGGCAACAATACTTGCCTCATTTTAACACTTTCACTTTCTTCCTCCTCATTGATTGGGCATTTACTCTCTATTACAGTCTCAAGTTTATCAATAACTGCATCTATTTTATATAGCCGCAAAAATGGTGCATCAATTGCATACTTATCATCGATGTACATCTTTTTTTCAAAACCATAGAATTCAATAGCTTTTTCTCCTGCATTTTCACAAATATAACCTCGATCTTTAACTTCAATGATAAAACAATGCTGCCATGACTCCATGATTTCTGCAGTGTCTATTTCATGTCTTTCTGGCCATTCTCTATCTGATCCTTTTATATCACTCCAATGTTGAGTAACTATATTCACTATTCTTCTTTCTTTGCCTGCATAATTTTCCATTCGAAATTCCACATATAAAACACAGATATGAGGTAAACTTATCGTGAATGTATTGATTTTTTCTTACTAAAGGATGTAGATTATTGAAAATTCTCATCCTGTTTACACAACAGGTAATGATAAATTAAGTATAATAATTAGAGCATAAAAATTATCAAATGAGGAAACTGTGAAATAAAAAAATTCTATTTTTGCAATATTTTGGCTAACTAATAGAATTAGTTCCACTTTCTAAAGTTATTGCACTTAATAAATAACTAGATGAAGTTTCTTCCTTAGCACTACTATGGCTTTTATTTTTTCTATTATAAAACCAACATTTAAATGGTACAGCTGCTGCGATAGCTGCTACCAAAGCTACTGTTACTGCTAACATACCTACTGTGAACACTATATTATTTTTCTCGTTTGAAGGTGTTTCCAATAATTTAAACTCTCTCAAGTTTGTATCATGAATCATAGGATTACCCAAAATATTCGTCGTATTTTGAACACTTTCTATATTTCGCATTGTAATTCCATTGCTAGCGTTTGATTTTTTCATTTCTTCCATTACTTGTTTTAAGTTTGGTAGTTCTGCTGTTGTATTTTCAATATCACCAGCTTCCAGCTTTTGCAAGTTCTCATTACTCAAAAACTCTTTGAGATACTTTTCATAAAACTCTTTGGCATTATATCTTTTATAACTTCGTATTTTTCCACTCTTGAGATCAGAAACAATATCATCAATCATCACTTTTGGATTTTCTGCATGCACTATTTCTCCTTCAGCAACAAGAATACGATAAGATGTATCGTCAAGCATACATACATACTTAAGTTTTAAATCACCTCCTCCCAATAGAAAATATATTGTTCTGTTTTGTTCTACATCTCGCAATTCTGATTCAATACTAATCCATCTATTCCTTTTTTCCTTATTGATTGATCTTTTTTTTCCTACAGTATTTTTAAATCTTCTTGACATATATGACCCCCAAGCTGACCAATATTTCCTTATGTATAAAAGATAAATTATTTAAGTCCACATCTTTTCACTAAGATTTTTATATTTTTATTACCCCAGTTGGGGATTAGAAGTCAGTGAAAAAGCCAGGAAAATAGGGTAAACTCCGGAAACATATTATCAAAAAATAGAGAGGTTACCCATGAATAAAAATGTAACAGAATTATTTTGCTTTGTAGACGATTTTTGCAAGGCTATAAACAAAAATTTCGCAGAAAAACTCCTGCCAAACAGTAAAAAACCTACCAGAACGCCAGG
Proteins encoded:
- the rpmI gene encoding 50S ribosomal protein L35, which translates into the protein MTKIKLKTKSSVKKRFHLTAKGKVISTQSGKRHGMVKRSKSNIRNQRGTTILNKSDSRIVKLYMPYGI
- a CDS encoding PAS domain-containing protein encodes the protein MENYAGKERRIVNIVTQHWSDIKGSDREWPERHEIDTAEIMESWQHCFIIEVKDRGYICENAGEKAIEFYGFEKKMYIDDKYAIDAPFLRLYKIDAVIDKLETVIESKCPINEEEESESVKMRQVLLPIGDKEGITHILGVITFKLL
- the rplT gene encoding 50S ribosomal protein L20, which gives rise to MARVKRGVTTHARHKKILKLAKGYRGRAKNCYRIALQRVEKALQYSYRDRRNRKRDFRGLWIIRINAAAREHGLTYGRFMHGLKLAGVDLNRKILAEMAVNYKDDFAKLIETVNSKLVENS